In a single window of the Luteolibacter sp. Y139 genome:
- a CDS encoding PAS domain S-box protein produces the protein MSHLPEEHHRERPQRPWREAFWAGQAEALELILSGLPLEEVLERIARRIEEMSDDGALCSIFLADEKRTTLTLAAAPGLPEEFTAAARQLPILDGFGSCGSAAARGEPVLIADITTHPDWASARELVIRHGLLACWSVPVFSTAGQVLGTLGIYHREHRFPHPDELSRAESAAKLVALAIERGRAAAKSRQDETLLKIAGRNARFGGWTVDVPEMLITWSDEVRAIHEAAPDYIPTGDEAFAFYEEASRKRILQAFERCVSTGEPFDEEAELITAKGRHVWVRSSGEAVRDADGTIRRIQGAFQDISLRKASEHRALHLNERLLATLESITDAFFTLNRDWQFTYLNSEAEDILRQKRGEVLGQVIWDLFPDVRGTAVERTYREAMEKGRLGVLEEFFYQPFGQWFEIRAFPSEEGLAVYLRNVTTQRQSREQLRLLEASVARINDLVIITNAGAWDEPEPRILFVNDAFTRVTGYTREEALGKSPRFLQSPKTQRAELDRIRLALMRGDPVRAELLNLKKNGEELWLEVDIVPVNDAEGRVAYQVGVMRDATERKRAEDEARATEERYVRQRNALIALTDMPPLALDHDESSFHRITEGHARALGVARVSIWRYTADRQAIRCVDLYELESHRHSSGMVITSGTCPAYFQAMEDTHVIAADDAMTDPRTSEFSNNYLLPLGITSMLDAPIHLGGSIEGVMCSEHVGPIRTWTGDEKTFAAAVANLVSLSLEGSERQRAEDAARETRKRFEVVARATNDAVWDWNFATNEIWWNEGFETLFGFKRSEIEPSAESWYHRIHPDDARRVLPGIRRIITEGGEHWSDEYRFLKADGRYAYVLDRGFVIRDEGGRAIRMVGGMTDLTARKEAEQDLARLNRALQMLSASNEAVTRVTSEHQLLEEICRVAVNTGGYRMAWVGYARDDSQKSIEAMAWAGAEDGYLEKILLTWDENCPTGRGPAGRSIRTGEIIVCRDITLENAFFHWLGEATDRGYRSVIFLPLRDGDRVFGTLGLYAPEVLQAGNDEIDLLRQLADDLAFGIGTLRSRQEMRRTEEIVLKVAQAVTSGTGTEFFDLLTMNMVEALGAHAGVIGSLNPAELSITTLSFVMDGKHEENVTYSLYGTPCENVTEGKVCIFDRGVQELFPEDHLLVVYGIHAYAGIPLRHRDGTVAGVMVVLFKTPLEETALVQSTLQIFATRASAELDRQLADARIREQASLLDQARDAIMVRELDHSITYWNKSAERLYGWTAEETLGLSVETLLYRDTTEFKDACRTVLETGEWLGELQQFARDGRQITVEGRWTLLHDPTGAPKYILAINTDITEHRKLQQQFLRAQRLESIGTLAGGIAHDLNNVLAPISMSIELLHSEVTSERGRELLATLAGSARRGADMVSQVLSFARGMEGRRVEIHARQLVGDVENIVRDTFPKDITLDIRVPRSLWTLQGDPTQLHQVLINLCVNARDAMPHGGCISIAAENLDLDAREAAREPDAKPGPYVRISVEDSGSGIPTQHLEKIFEPFFTTKEVGKGTGLGLPTSLAIIKSHGGFVRAASPAGRGARFDLFLPGLPGTGDTAPDQGEGPLPRGDGETVLIADDEEFIRRVTGRTLESFGYNVLLAANGNEALELFLQHHAQISVVITDMMMPGMDGAAVIRALVEIHPDVKIIASSGVTGHDARAREASSCVRHFLPKPCSAETLLKVLKRVISDA, from the coding sequence ATGAGCCACCTACCTGAAGAACATCACCGCGAGCGCCCGCAACGACCTTGGCGGGAGGCTTTCTGGGCCGGTCAGGCGGAAGCGCTCGAGCTGATCCTCTCGGGATTGCCGTTGGAGGAGGTGTTAGAGAGGATCGCCCGGCGGATCGAGGAGATGTCGGATGATGGCGCGCTGTGCTCGATCTTCCTGGCGGATGAAAAGCGCACCACCCTGACGCTCGCAGCGGCACCGGGGCTACCGGAGGAATTCACCGCAGCGGCACGCCAGTTGCCGATCCTGGATGGCTTCGGCTCCTGTGGCAGTGCGGCGGCCCGTGGCGAGCCGGTCTTGATCGCGGACATCACCACTCATCCCGACTGGGCCTCGGCCCGCGAGCTGGTGATCCGCCATGGCCTGCTGGCGTGCTGGTCGGTGCCGGTCTTTTCCACCGCGGGACAGGTCCTCGGCACGCTCGGCATCTATCACCGCGAGCATCGCTTCCCCCACCCCGACGAACTCTCCCGCGCCGAGTCCGCGGCCAAGCTGGTGGCGCTTGCCATCGAACGCGGACGTGCTGCTGCGAAATCACGCCAGGACGAGACGCTGCTGAAGATCGCCGGCCGCAATGCGCGCTTCGGCGGCTGGACAGTGGACGTCCCGGAAATGCTCATCACCTGGTCCGATGAAGTCCGCGCGATTCACGAGGCGGCACCGGATTATATCCCAACCGGAGACGAGGCATTCGCCTTCTATGAGGAAGCCTCGCGCAAGCGCATCCTCCAAGCCTTCGAGCGTTGCGTAAGCACCGGCGAGCCTTTCGATGAAGAAGCGGAACTCATCACCGCCAAGGGCCGCCATGTCTGGGTGCGCTCCAGCGGCGAAGCCGTGCGGGATGCCGATGGCACCATCCGCCGCATCCAGGGCGCCTTCCAGGACATCTCGCTGAGAAAGGCCTCCGAGCACCGGGCACTTCATCTGAACGAGCGATTGCTCGCCACGCTCGAAAGCATCACCGATGCCTTCTTCACCCTGAACCGCGACTGGCAGTTCACCTACCTGAACTCGGAGGCCGAGGACATCCTGCGGCAAAAGCGTGGCGAAGTCCTGGGTCAGGTCATCTGGGACTTGTTCCCCGATGTGCGCGGCACGGCCGTGGAACGCACTTATCGCGAGGCGATGGAGAAAGGCCGGCTCGGCGTTCTCGAGGAGTTCTTCTATCAGCCCTTCGGCCAGTGGTTCGAGATCCGCGCCTTTCCTTCGGAGGAAGGGCTGGCGGTTTATCTCCGCAACGTCACCACGCAGCGCCAGTCCCGCGAGCAGCTGCGGCTGTTAGAGGCCAGCGTCGCCCGCATCAATGACCTGGTTATCATCACCAACGCCGGCGCTTGGGATGAACCGGAGCCGCGCATCCTTTTCGTCAACGATGCCTTCACCCGCGTCACCGGCTACACGCGCGAGGAGGCACTCGGCAAGTCGCCGCGTTTCCTCCAGAGTCCGAAGACCCAGCGTGCCGAGCTTGACCGCATCCGCCTCGCCTTGATGCGCGGTGATCCGGTGCGGGCGGAACTGCTCAATCTCAAGAAGAACGGCGAGGAGCTGTGGCTGGAAGTCGACATCGTGCCCGTGAACGATGCCGAGGGCCGCGTCGCCTATCAGGTCGGCGTGATGCGGGACGCCACCGAGCGCAAGCGCGCGGAGGATGAAGCCCGCGCCACCGAGGAGCGCTATGTGAGGCAGCGGAATGCCTTGATCGCCCTCACCGACATGCCGCCGCTCGCGCTGGATCACGACGAGAGCTCCTTCCACCGCATCACCGAGGGCCATGCCCGGGCGCTCGGCGTGGCACGCGTCAGCATCTGGCGCTACACCGCCGACAGACAAGCAATCCGCTGCGTGGATCTCTACGAACTGGAGAGCCATCGCCACAGCAGCGGCATGGTGATCACCTCCGGCACCTGCCCCGCGTATTTCCAAGCGATGGAGGACACGCATGTGATCGCCGCGGACGACGCGATGACCGATCCGCGCACCTCTGAGTTCTCCAACAACTACCTGTTGCCACTGGGCATCACCTCGATGTTAGACGCGCCGATCCATCTCGGCGGCAGCATCGAGGGCGTGATGTGCAGCGAGCACGTCGGCCCCATCCGCACTTGGACCGGCGATGAAAAGACCTTCGCCGCCGCCGTCGCGAATCTCGTCTCGCTCTCGCTGGAAGGCAGCGAACGCCAGCGTGCCGAGGATGCCGCACGCGAAACCCGCAAGCGCTTCGAGGTCGTCGCCCGCGCCACCAACGATGCGGTGTGGGACTGGAACTTCGCCACCAATGAGATCTGGTGGAACGAGGGCTTCGAGACGCTCTTCGGCTTCAAGCGCAGCGAGATCGAGCCGTCCGCCGAGTCGTGGTATCACCGCATTCATCCGGACGATGCCCGGCGCGTGCTGCCCGGCATCCGCCGCATCATCACCGAAGGCGGCGAGCATTGGTCGGACGAATACCGCTTCCTCAAGGCCGATGGCCGCTATGCCTACGTGCTCGATCGCGGCTTCGTGATCCGCGATGAAGGCGGCCGCGCCATCCGCATGGTCGGCGGCATGACCGACCTCACCGCGCGCAAGGAAGCCGAGCAGGACCTGGCCCGCCTCAATCGTGCGCTGCAAATGCTCAGCGCCTCCAACGAAGCGGTCACCCGCGTGACCAGCGAGCATCAGTTGTTAGAGGAGATCTGCCGCGTCGCCGTGAATACCGGCGGCTACCGCATGGCATGGGTCGGCTACGCGCGCGATGACTCGCAAAAGAGCATCGAGGCCATGGCATGGGCCGGAGCCGAGGATGGCTACCTGGAAAAGATCCTCCTCACATGGGATGAAAATTGCCCGACCGGACGAGGCCCTGCGGGTCGCTCGATCCGCACCGGCGAGATCATCGTCTGCCGCGACATCACCTTGGAGAATGCGTTCTTCCATTGGTTGGGCGAGGCGACCGACCGCGGCTATCGCAGCGTGATCTTCCTCCCGCTACGCGATGGCGACCGCGTCTTCGGCACACTCGGGCTCTACGCACCGGAAGTCCTGCAGGCCGGGAATGATGAGATCGACCTGCTCCGCCAGCTCGCGGACGACCTCGCGTTTGGCATCGGCACGCTGCGCTCGCGGCAGGAAATGCGCCGCACCGAGGAGATCGTGCTGAAAGTGGCCCAGGCCGTCACCTCCGGCACCGGCACCGAGTTCTTCGACCTGCTCACCATGAACATGGTCGAGGCACTCGGCGCGCACGCCGGTGTGATCGGCAGCTTGAATCCCGCCGAGCTCTCGATCACCACGCTCTCCTTCGTGATGGATGGCAAGCATGAGGAGAACGTGACCTACAGCCTCTACGGCACGCCTTGTGAAAACGTCACCGAGGGCAAGGTCTGCATCTTCGATCGAGGCGTGCAGGAGCTTTTCCCGGAAGATCACTTGCTCGTCGTCTATGGCATCCATGCCTATGCGGGCATCCCCTTGCGACATCGCGATGGCACGGTCGCCGGCGTCATGGTGGTGCTCTTCAAGACACCGCTGGAAGAGACCGCGCTGGTGCAATCCACGCTCCAGATCTTCGCCACCCGCGCGTCCGCCGAGCTCGATCGCCAGCTCGCCGATGCACGCATCCGCGAACAGGCATCGCTGCTCGATCAAGCACGCGATGCCATCATGGTCCGCGAGCTCGATCACAGCATCACCTACTGGAACAAGAGCGCCGAGCGCCTCTACGGCTGGACCGCGGAGGAAACCCTCGGGCTCTCGGTGGAAACGCTGCTCTATCGCGACACCACCGAATTCAAGGACGCCTGCCGCACCGTGCTGGAAACCGGCGAATGGCTCGGTGAACTCCAGCAGTTCGCCCGCGATGGCAGACAGATCACCGTGGAAGGCCGCTGGACACTCCTCCATGATCCGACCGGCGCACCGAAGTACATCCTCGCGATCAATACCGACATCACCGAGCACCGGAAGCTCCAGCAGCAGTTCCTGCGCGCGCAGCGACTGGAGAGCATCGGCACCCTCGCGGGAGGGATTGCCCATGACCTGAACAACGTGCTAGCGCCGATCAGCATGTCGATCGAGCTGCTGCACTCGGAAGTCACCTCGGAACGCGGCCGCGAGCTGTTAGCCACACTCGCCGGCAGCGCGCGGCGTGGTGCGGACATGGTCAGCCAGGTGCTCTCCTTCGCCCGCGGCATGGAAGGCCGCCGCGTGGAAATCCATGCCCGCCAACTCGTCGGCGACGTGGAGAACATCGTGCGCGATACCTTCCCGAAGGACATCACGCTCGATATCCGCGTGCCCCGCAGCCTGTGGACGCTCCAGGGCGATCCCACCCAGCTCCATCAGGTGCTCATCAATCTCTGCGTGAATGCCCGCGATGCGATGCCCCATGGCGGCTGCATCTCCATCGCCGCCGAGAATCTCGACCTCGATGCCCGCGAGGCCGCGCGCGAGCCCGATGCCAAGCCCGGCCCCTATGTCCGCATCAGCGTGGAAGACAGCGGCTCCGGCATCCCCACGCAGCACCTTGAAAAAATCTTCGAGCCCTTCTTCACCACGAAGGAGGTTGGCAAGGGCACCGGCCTCGGCCTGCCCACCTCGCTCGCCATCATCAAGAGCCACGGTGGCTTCGTCCGTGCCGCCAGCCCGGCCGGCCGCGGTGCGCGCTTCGATCTCTTCCTGCCCGGCCTCCCCGGCACCGGCGACACTGCTCCCGATCAAGGCGAAGGCCCCCTGCCCCGCGGCGATGGCGAGACGGTGCTCATTGCCGACGATGAGGAATTCATCCGCCGCGTCACCGGCCGCACGCTGGAATCCTTCGGCTACAATGTCCTGCTCGCGGCAAATGGCAACGAAGCGCTAGAACTTTTCCTCCAGCATCACGCGCAGATCTCTGTAGTCATTACCGACATGATGATGCCCGGCATGGACGGAGCCGCAGTGAT